The following coding sequences are from one Macaca nemestrina isolate mMacNem1 chromosome 1, mMacNem.hap1, whole genome shotgun sequence window:
- the C1H1orf116 gene encoding specifically androgen-regulated gene protein isoform X3 gives MSQKAKETGSTGYTQQSRPPPAVLPQKARAEDVPFPLGEDPNSRLAPLTTPKPRKLPPNIVLKSSRSSFHSDPQHWLSRHTEAAPGDSGLVSSSLQEQRKARREALEKLGLPQDQDEPGLHFSKPTSSIRPKETRAQRPSPAPDLAQPAAPAQASAAIPAAGKALAQAPAPAPGQAQGPLTMKSPAPGNVAATKTMPIPIPKAPRANSPLTPPKSDSGLTPPRPESGLTLQESNTPGLRQMNFKSNTLERSGVGLSNYLSAEKDASPKTSTSLGKGSFLDKISPSVLRNSRPRPASLGTGKDFAGIQVGKLADLEQEQSSKRLSYQGQSRDKLPRPPCVSVKISPKGVPNEHRREALKKLGLLKE, from the coding sequence ATGTCCCAAAAAGCCAAGGAAACAGGTTCAACTGGGTACACACAACAATCCCGGCCTCCTCCTGCAGTGTTGCCTCAGAAAGCAAGAGCTGAAGATGTTCCCTTCCCATTAGGGGAGGACCCAAACAGCCGACTAGCTCCTCTCACAACCCCTAAGCCCCGGAAGCTGCCACCTAATATTGTTCTGAAGAGCAGCCGAAGCAGTTTCCACAGTGATCCCCAGCACTGGCTGTCCCGCCACACCGAGGCTGCCCCTGGAGATTCTGGCCTGGTCTCCTCTTCACTGCAGGAGCAGAGAAAAGCACGTAGAGAAGCTCTAGAGAAGCTGGGGCTACCCCAGGATCAAGATGAGCCTGGACTCCACTTCAGTAAGCCCACCAGCTCCATCAGACCCAAGGAGACACGTGCCCAGCGTCCGTCCCCAGCTCCAGATCTGGCTCAGCCTGCAGCTCCAGCCCAGGCCTCAGCAGCTATTCCTGCTGCTGGGAAGGCTCTGGCTCAAGCTCCGGCTCCAGCTCCAGGTCAAGCTCAGGGACCTTTGACAATGAAGTCTCCAGCTCCAGGCAATGTCGCAGCTACCAAAACTATGCCAATTCCTATCCCTAAGGCCCCAAGGGCAAACAGTCCCCTGACTCCACCAAAGTCAGACTCAGGGCTGACTCCACCAAGGCCAGAGTCAGGGCTGACTCTCCAGGAGAGCAACACCCCTGGCCTGAGACAGATGAACTTCAAGTCCAACACTCTGGAGCGCTCAGGCGTGGGACTAAGCAACTACCTTTCAGCTGAGAAAGACGCCAGCCCCAAAACCAGCACTTCTCTGGGAAAGGGCTCCTTCTTGGACAAGATCTCGCCCAGCGTCTTGCGTAATTCTCGGCCCCGCCCGGCCTCCTTGGGCACGGGGAAAGACTTTGCAGGTATCCAGGTAGGCAAGCTGGCTGACCTGGAGCAGGAGCAGAGCTCCAAGCGCCTGTCCTACCAAGGACAGAGCCGTGACAAACTTCCTCGGCCCCCGTGTGTCAGTGTCAAGATCTCCCCAAAAGGTGTCCCCAATGAACACAGAAGGGAGGCCCTGAAGAAGCTGGGACTGTTGAAGGAGTAG